The proteins below are encoded in one region of Telopea speciosissima isolate NSW1024214 ecotype Mountain lineage chromosome 10, Tspe_v1, whole genome shotgun sequence:
- the LOC122642201 gene encoding receptor-like protein 46, protein MIGLDLSFFISLGDTPPVSSEVLKPLFSIRSLMKLVVSQIGIVGEIPSDGFANFTNLVYLDMRYNFFNGSIPHLFHLTSLQYLDLSGNLFEGTLSSEVGALQKLKTLNLDGNLLHQQIPAEIGNLTRLQQLTLSNNKFSGRIPSTVLNLKDLAILDLNNNSLSMEIPAGIGEMSNLSTLDLSRNKLIGGIPLSVQKLSKLEMLWLGNNLLSGVIPLWLFHIKTLHYLNLGGNNLTWNNTSVELAPKCKLSQLSLSSCRVAGRIPDWLATQKSLELLDLSENELEGTFPQWLVEMDDLEILILSGNKLVGSLPPPLFQSKTLLTLALSRNNFSGELPENIGNATALEILTLSNNSFTGSIPQSITNMYYLTLLDLSHNNFFGSSFPIFPDVSLQFVDLSSNEFTGEVPLTAFGGNTWVLALGQNKFSGPLPNNLTHLGELVHLDLQSNTITGELPESLSQISTLEVLNLHNNSIGGSIPEALSNLRSLRGYVDIFLGWQKYEELNVNWKKSVQGLSSLSLDIYCLLDLSENQLSGEIPESIGELKGLKSLNFSYNQLTGMIPNSLGELDSTETLDLSHNKLSGVIPPSFAKLQQLTVLDLSNNKLEGPIPRGSQMDTMADPNSYANNSGLCGIQIKVSCPIPPPEYEHSPKNPQQRKSEEEKWFVLEGAGIGFSIGFVSTIGTIYAAGYFDRPTPRCHRSYRRRHQV, encoded by the exons ATGATCGGTCTTGATCTCTCCTTTTTTATATCCCTTGGAGATACTCCCCCCGTGAGTTCAGAGGTCTTGAAGCCACTCTTTAGCATTAGAAGCTTGATGAAACTCGTCGTCTCCCAAATTGGAATTGTTGGAGAAATTCCTTCTGATGGCTTTGCTAATTTCACTAATTTGGTTTATCTTGACATGAGGTATAATTTCTTCAATGGCTCCATTCCTCATTTGTTTCATCTCACAAGTCTCCAATACCTTGATCTGAGCGGCAATCTCTTTGAAGGGACCCTAAGTAGTGAAGTGGGTGCACTTCAGAAGTTGAAGACATTGAACTTGGATGGGAACCTTCTCCATCAACAGATCCCAGCCGAGATCGGGAACCTCACTCGTCTTCAACAATTGACGCTTTCCAATAACAAGTTCTCCGGTAGAATCCCTTCCACAGTCTTGAATTTGAAGGACCTGGCAATCTTGGACTTGAACAACAATTCTTTGTCAATGGAGATTCCGGCTGGGATTGGTGAGATGTCCAATCTATCTACTTTGGATTTGAGTAGAAACAAATTGATCGGTGGAATTCCATTATCCGTACAGAAATTAAGCAAGTTGGAAATGCTCTGGTTGGGGAACAACCTATTGTCTGGAGTAATCCCTCTGTGGTTGTTCCATATCAAGACTCTCCATTACCTGAATCTTGGTGGAAACAACCTCACTTGGAACAACACTAGTGTGGAGTTAGCTCCCAAATGCAAGCTATCTCAGTTATCTCTAAGTTCTTGCCGCGTAGCTGGACGAATCCCTGATTGGCTTGCCACACAAAAGAGCCTCGAGTTGTTGGACTTGAGTGAGAATGAGCTTGAAGGAACTTTCCCCCAATGGCTCGTTGAAATGGATGACCTTGAAATTTTAATTCTTAGCGGTAACAAGCTCGTAGGTTCATTACCACCTCCTCTGTTTCAGTCAAAAACCCTATTAACGCTGGCTCTTTCGAGGAACAATTTCTCCGGTGAACTGCCCGAGAACATTGGGAATGCTACTGCCCTTGAGATACTCACATTGAGTAACAACAGCTTTACAGGTTCAATTCCTCAATCCATCACAAACATGTATTATCTAACGCTGTTGGATTTGTCGCACAACAACTTCTTCGGCAGTAGCTTCCCAATTTTCCCAGACGTTTCGCTTCAATTCGTTGATTTGTCTTCCAACGAATTCACAGGTGAGGTCCCACTGACCGCCTTTGGGGGGAATACATGGGTACTCGCATTGGGACAGAACAAGTTCTCAGGCCCCTTACCTAATAACCTCACACACTTGGGCGAGCTAGTACACCTTGATCTCCAGAGCAACACTATCACAGGAGAATTGCCAGAGTCTCTCTCACAGATCTCCACCCTTGAGGTTCTGAATCTTCATAACAACTCTATCGGAGGCTCGATCCCTGAGGCACTATCCAATCTTAGAAGCCTTC GGGGGTACGTTGACATTTTTCTGGGTTGGCAAAAATATGAAGAGTTGAATGTGAATTGGAAGAAATCAGTGCAAGGTCTGTCTAGCCTCAGCCTTGATATCTATTGCTTACTGGACTTGTCGGAGAACCAATTATCTGGCGAAATCCCTGAGTCCATTGGTGAGCTTAAAGGACTAAAGTCTCTAAACTTCTCCTATAACCAGCTCACAGGAATGATTCCAAATAGTTTAGGTGAGCTAGACAGCACAGAGACGCTGGACTTATCACACAACAAGCTTTCTGGTGTAATACCACCCTCATTTGCAAAGCTCCAACAGCTTACAGTATTGGACCTGAGCAACAATAAGCTGGAAGGTCCAATTCCAAGGGGTAGTCAAATGGACACCATGGCCGATCCAAATTCTTATGCCAACAACAGTGGATTGTGTGGGATACAAATCAAGGTGTCGTGTCCAATTCCTCCACCAGAATATGAACATTCACCGAagaacccacaacaaagaaagagTGAGGAGGAGAAATGGTTTGTGTTGGAAGGTGCTGGAATTGGTTTCTCGATTGGATTTGTCTCAACAATAGGAACCATCTATGCTGCTGGGTATTTTGATCGTCCAACACCCCGGTGCCACCGTAGCTATAGACGTCGCCACCAAGTTTAA